The Cellulomonas shaoxiangyii sequence GGCGGGGCGTGGCCGCTCGCGCTCGTCGGGGTCCTGTCCTCCGTCGCCGCCGCGTTCTTCTACGTCCGCATCATCGTCCTGATGTTCTTCACGGAGGCCGCGGGCGCGGACGACGGCGGCTCCGCGCGGCCCGTCCCGGCGGCGGTCGGTGGCGGTGCCACCGCGGCCGGTGCCGCGGACGGCACGGCGGACGGCCCGGCGGACCCCGCACCGGTCGCGGCCACGGAGGCGGCCCCGGCCGCCGTCGCCACCGCGCAGGCGCCGGAGCGCGCCGGCACGACCGTGGTCGCCGGGGAGGGGCTGACGCTCGTCGCCGTCGGCGTGTGCGCCGTGCTGACGGTCGTGCTCGGCGTCGCACCGCAGCCCGTGCTCGACGCGATCGGCTCCGTGGCGGTGCTCCTGCCGTGACGCGACGCCAGGGTGCCGGACGAATCGCCCGGAACCGGACGGGAGCGACGCCCCGTTCCGTGCGACGACGTGCGGACGGATAGGTTCGTCCCGTGACGACCGCCCTCGCCCTCCCGCTGCACGACGCCGAGCTGGCGGAGCGCCTGACCGGCCGCATGTCCCTGGTCGAGGAGCTGCTGCGCGACTCCGTCACGTCGACCGACCCGATCGCGGACCTCGCCTCCCGGCACCTCGTCAACGCGGGCGGCAAGCGGCTGCGCCCGCTGCTCACCCTGCTCACCGCCGAGCTCGGGCACGCCGACCGCCGCGAGGTGGTCGACGCGGCCGCCGTCGTCGAGCTGACCCACCTCGCGACGCTGTACCACGACGACGTCATGGACTCCGCGCCCGTGCGTCGCGGGGCGCCGTCGGCGCACGAGGTGTGGGGCAACTCCGTCGCGATCCTCACGGGCGACCTCCTCTTCGCCCGCGCGTCGTCGATCGTGTCGGGGCTCGGCCCCGAGGCCGTGCGCATCCAGGCCGCGACGTTCGAGCGCCTGTGCCTCGGACAGCTGCACGAGACGGTCGGCCCGCGCCCCGAGGAGGACCCGGTCGAGCACTACCTGCAGGTCCTCTCGGACAAGACGGCGTCCCTGATCGCGACGTCCGCGCGGTTCGGCGCGATGTTCGCGGGGTGCTCGGCCGAGGTGGTGCGGACCGTCACGACGTTCGGCGAGACGATCGGCGTCGCGTTCCAGCTGGCCGACGACGTCATCGACCTCACCTCGGACGGCACCGTCACCGGCAAGACGCCCGGCACCGACCTGCGCGAGGGCGTCCCCACGATGCCGGCGCTGCTCCTGCGGGCCCGGGCCGGCGCGCCCGACGCCACGGACGCCGACCGCGCGGCGCTCGCGCTGCTGGAGTCCGACCTGTCGGAGGACGCGGCCCTCGCCGCGGCCGTGCAGGCGCTGCGCGAGCACGACGTCGTCGCCCTGACGCGCCGCCGGGCCGTCGACCTCGCGCACCAGGCGGTCGCCGAGCTGGGGCCGCTGCCCGCGGGACCGGTCAAGGAGGCCCTCGTGGCCTTCGCCGAGGCGCTCGTCGACCGCGCGTCGTGACGGGGTGACGTGATGGGAGCCGGCGTCGAGCTGCGGTCCGCGGTCGTGACCGACCGTGCCGCACGGGACACGAACGAGGACAGCGCGTGGGCCGCGGACGGCCTGTACGTGGTCGCCGACGGCATGGGCGGGCACGAGGCCGGCGAGGTCGCGTCGCGCGTCGCGATCGAGTCGGTGAGCGTGCTCGCGGGGGCCGAGCCGACGCTCGACGACGCCGGCGACGTGCTGCGCGAGGCCCACCGGCGCGTGCGGGACCTGCCGGCGGGCGGGGACAGGCGGCCCGGGACGACCCTCACGGGCGTCGTCGTCACCAGCCGCGACGGCGAGCCGTGCTGGCTCGTCCTCAACGTCGGCGACTCGCGCACCTACCGCATGGTCGGCGGGGTCCTCGAACAGCTCACGCGGGACCACTCGGAGGTGGCCGAGCTCGTCGCGGAGGGCCTGCTCGCGGTCGAGGACGCCGCGTTCCACCCCCGTCGCCACGTCGTCACGCGCGTCCTCGGCGGCGGGTCGCCGTCCGTCGAGCCGGACCTGTGGCTCTTCCCCGTCAGCCAGGGCGACCGCATGGTGGTGTGCTCCGACGGCCTCACCGACGTGCTGACCGACGCCCGCATCCAGGCCGTGCTGCGCGTGCGGACCGACGTGCGCGACGCCGCCGAGCGCCTCGTGCGCGAGGCCCTCGCCGCGGGCGCCCAGGACAACGTGACGGTCGTCGTGGTCGACGCTCTCGCGGTCACGCGCACGGGCGTCACGGACGCCGCCGGGCGATGACGGCGAGCCCCGCGGGGGGACGCGCGTGAGCGCCCGCGCCGCCGCGCCGCGGTGCGCGACCTGCGGGATGCCGCTCCCGCCCGACGCGGCCTCGTGCGCCGTGTGCGGCGCCCGCGTCCCGCTCATCGCCCGCCCCGACCTCGCCCGGCGTGCGTCGGACGGGAGGGCGACCGGTCGCCGCACGGCGGTGCCGTCGCCGGCGCCGAACCAGCTCGCGGGCGGCGTCCACGACCCTCGCGGGGACCTCCCCGCGCCCGTCGCGCGCCGGACGGGCGACGGCGGCGCCGCCCCGGCCCCGGCGCCGTTCGGTCCCGCGGTGCGTCGCCGCGCCGTCGAGCCGGTGCCCGTCCTGCCGCCGCCGTCGCTCGCCCGGCGCGCGCTCGCCCTCGCGGTCGACGCGGGGGTGGCGGCGGTGGCGGCCGGTGCGGCCGGCGGGGCGGCCCTGATCGGCGGCGCACCCCCGCTCGCCGCCGCCGCCACGGCCGCCCTGCTCGTGGCCGTGGCCCAGGTCGTCGCGGAGGGGGTCACCGGCACGACGGCGGGCGCCGTGGCGCTCGGGCTGCGTACCGTCACGCACGCGACCGGCCGCGTCCCGGGTGTCGGGCGCGCGTTCGTCCGGCAGCTCGTGGTCGGGCTCGGCGTGCCGCTGCTGCTCGCCGGGGCGTGGCTCGTCGCCGCGTCCGCGACGTTCGACCGGGGGCCCCACCGGCGCGGGTGGCACGACAAGGCGTCCGGCACGCGCGTGGTCGACGCCACCGTGCCGCCGGCCGGGCGCGCCCCGGAGCCGCCTGCCGCGGCTCCGCTCGATGCCGTCCCGCGCGGGAGCGGTCTGCCGGACCTCCCTCTGCGCGGGACCGCTCTGCCCGGTCCTGCTCTGCCCGGCCCTGTTCGGCCGGACCCTGCTCACCCCGGTCCCGCGCCGGTCGCCGCCGCCCAGCCCGGTGCCACGGCGCCGGTCACCGCGCCCGTCACCGCGTCGATCCCCGCGGCGCCCGGGGGCGAGCTCCCGGCCACCGGCGCCGTGCCGCCGCCGACGCGGGTGACCGCCGACCTGCCGCCGGCGCCGCTCGCACCGGTGCGGGCCGCGGGGGCGGACACCCGCCCTGCCCCGGAGGACCCCCTCCCCGCCGAGCGCCCCGCC is a genomic window containing:
- a CDS encoding PP2C family protein-serine/threonine phosphatase, with the translated sequence MGAGVELRSAVVTDRAARDTNEDSAWAADGLYVVADGMGGHEAGEVASRVAIESVSVLAGAEPTLDDAGDVLREAHRRVRDLPAGGDRRPGTTLTGVVVTSRDGEPCWLVLNVGDSRTYRMVGGVLEQLTRDHSEVAELVAEGLLAVEDAAFHPRRHVVTRVLGGGSPSVEPDLWLFPVSQGDRMVVCSDGLTDVLTDARIQAVLRVRTDVRDAAERLVREALAAGAQDNVTVVVVDALAVTRTGVTDAAGR
- a CDS encoding RDD family protein is translated as MPLPPDAASCAVCGARVPLIARPDLARRASDGRATGRRTAVPSPAPNQLAGGVHDPRGDLPAPVARRTGDGGAAPAPAPFGPAVRRRAVEPVPVLPPPSLARRALALAVDAGVAAVAAGAAGGAALIGGAPPLAAAATAALLVAVAQVVAEGVTGTTAGAVALGLRTVTHATGRVPGVGRAFVRQLVVGLGVPLLLAGAWLVAASATFDRGPHRRGWHDKASGTRVVDATVPPAGRAPEPPAAAPLDAVPRGSGLPDLPLRGTALPGPALPGPVRPDPAHPGPAPVAAAQPGATAPVTAPVTASIPAAPGGELPATGAVPPPTRVTADLPPAPLAPVRAAGADTRPAPEDPLPAERPAVRRADLRGDAGPVPPVAAPSSPDGLDGTDPGAGRWAPPAGSALHDELVELEHTRVRHPAQLRRRAVTLALQFDTGPRVRVVGRGLAGRGPRAEDGADILHVVAVDDPSRSVSRVHLEFGPLPATAPDEAVRLWVLDRGSTNGTVVVAPDGEARVLPPGTRGVVGAGWTLRLGERVVRVEDD
- a CDS encoding polyprenyl synthetase family protein, whose translation is MTTALALPLHDAELAERLTGRMSLVEELLRDSVTSTDPIADLASRHLVNAGGKRLRPLLTLLTAELGHADRREVVDAAAVVELTHLATLYHDDVMDSAPVRRGAPSAHEVWGNSVAILTGDLLFARASSIVSGLGPEAVRIQAATFERLCLGQLHETVGPRPEEDPVEHYLQVLSDKTASLIATSARFGAMFAGCSAEVVRTVTTFGETIGVAFQLADDVIDLTSDGTVTGKTPGTDLREGVPTMPALLLRARAGAPDATDADRAALALLESDLSEDAALAAAVQALREHDVVALTRRRAVDLAHQAVAELGPLPAGPVKEALVAFAEALVDRAS